In a genomic window of Macadamia integrifolia cultivar HAES 741 unplaced genomic scaffold, SCU_Mint_v3 scaffold2773, whole genome shotgun sequence:
- the LOC122067234 gene encoding pistil-specific extensin-like protein, producing MKTKKMAVALIIAASLLMGCLNVSEAWKEKPSVIHVGGKVLCQDCSKGYNEWVKGAKPIKGCRVSITCLDERHRVAYYGSDETDDEGQFELIISKIHSNGKSLYTEGCSVRLVSSPDPSCNVFTDFGGGRSGVKLHRPTSVYRDLIKYIISPLYFTTPMCDEPHVNY from the exons ATGAAGACGAAGAAGATGGCAGTGGCTTTGATAATAGCTGCATCTCTTCTGATGGGTTGCTTAAATGTTAGTGAAGCTTGGAAGGAAAAGCCTAGCGTTATTCATGTGGGAGGCAAAGTGCTATGCCAGGACTGCTCTAAGGGCTATAATGAATGGGTGAAAGGAGCCAAGCCCATCAAAG GTTGTAGAGTATCCATAACTTGCCTGGATGAGAGACACAGAGTGGCATATTACGGCAGCGACGAGACGGACGATGAGGGTCAGTTTGAGCTGATCATCAGTAAGATCCACAGCAACGGCAAGTCACTGTACACTGAGGGATGCTCGGTGAGGTTGGTATCATCACCGGATCCATCGTGCAACGTTTTCACAGACTTCGGTGGGGGACGTTCAGGGGTGAAGCTCCATCGACCCACCTCTGTATACAGAGATCTAATTAAGTATATCATTAGCCCTCTCTATTTCACAACTCCCATGTGTGACGAACCCCACGTTAATTATTAG